The following DNA comes from Desulfobacterales bacterium.
CTAACTTAAGCAATTTACAGAAACTGTCCGAACAATTAAAAATAACTTACCCATGGTCATTTCAAAAACAATAAGAAAGGAAGTAAAAATTGAGCAAAGTTAAAGCTGTCACGAAAAAACTAATCATCATGAATCCTGAAGACAATGTGGCTGTCTGTCTCTGTAGCCTAGAGCCAGGTGAAGAGATCGATATAGTCTATAATAACGATGAAATGGTTTTGAAGATTATGGATCAGATTCCGCTGGGGCATAAAGTTTCCCTAAAAAAAATATTAAAAGAAACTTCCATCATAAAATATGGCGAAATCATAGGGAAAGCAAAATCGGAAATCACAGTTGGAAAGCATGTTCATGTTCATAATGTTACGGATTATTAAAGGGAGATAAGGTCAATGGAATTTTTAGGTTTTCAGCGGAAGGACGGTTCCGTAGGCATACGAAACTATGTGGGAATTATTTCGGCAATGGACAATGTGAATCCGCTCGCTAGAAAGATTGTCGAAAATGTTCAAGGAACCGTACTGATATCAGACTTGTTTGGCAGAAAGATGATGGGGACAAATCATGAAATGCGGGTTAAAGCATTAACCGGAATGGGTAATAATTCGAATTTGGGAGGAGTTATCGTGGTCAGCTTGCATCAACCATCCGCAATGTCCCTGGCAGAACCCATTTCGGCATCCGGGAAAGATGTAGAATGTATCGTATTCCAAGAGCTTGGCAGTTCACTCAAATGTCTTGAGCAAGGAATTCGAACGGCCGTTAAAATGGTGAAAAAGCTCTCCGGTGTTCAAAGAAGTGCTCATCCACTATCCGACTTGATTATTGGGGTTGAATGCGGTGGTTCGGATTTTTCAAGTGGGATATCCGGGAATCCTGCCCTTGGAAACGCTGCCGATCGATTGCTGGATGCGGGTGGAACCGTCGTGCTGTCGGAAACGGGGGAAATCATCGGGGCAGAACATATTTTGGCTAAAAGATCCGTTAGCAGGGAAGTCGCTGACAAGGTATTTAAAGCCGTTAAGGAGATAGAGAACCTTGCCAGAGCAGCGGGGGTATCAGACATTCGCGAAAGCAATCCAGCGGCAG
Coding sequences within:
- a CDS encoding UxaA family hydrolase, encoding MSKVKAVTKKLIIMNPEDNVAVCLCSLEPGEEIDIVYNNDEMVLKIMDQIPLGHKVSLKKILKETSIIKYGEIIGKAKSEITVGKHVHVHNVTDY
- a CDS encoding UxaA family hydrolase — its product is MEFLGFQRKDGSVGIRNYVGIISAMDNVNPLARKIVENVQGTVLISDLFGRKMMGTNHEMRVKALTGMGNNSNLGGVIVVSLHQPSAMSLAEPISASGKDVECIVFQELGSSLKCLEQGIRTAVKMVKKLSGVQRSAHPLSDLIIGVECGGSDFSSGISGNPALGNAADRLLDAGGTVVLSETGEIIGAEHILAKRSVSREVADKVFKAVKEIENLARAAGVSDIRESNPAADNIKGGITTLAEKALGAIKKAGNKPLKDVLGFCDAIPFRAPGFYFMSTPAPACESMTGLAAGGAQLIVFNTGLGNPSANPVTPTIKMTGNPYTVQISSDDIDIDVSDIISNGVSIEDAGERIFKEIQNVANGKMTFSEIFGISQSTISVVGASF